The genomic window acaaaataaaccaagccgacaatgaaatagtccgcttcggggttgcggctacgggagctcaAATGTTcagctcccaggggtcagggaccagaaaagcggatgccctggcgTCTAAATTGTTagttatcggggaggacaccttccgagtgtccaggcccacaaagaccgcggaactgagcattacagatctggacgactcagcctgcccagaggaggtgaaggtcgattaaagccgatttaataaataaaattgatcaggacaatgtaaaaaacgaatttgttaaaaatgaaaataaagtttagttttttcattccttgatggggcggaaagctagcggagcccagggcgcgccatcttaaaatacgcctctgcgaatgactgcaataatgcgcgggcgcggcgagggtcctaaggtcaaagggcgtaatctcactaagtagcatcgtatcacgggacatagttaccaaccttttatctagtagtgtttttgctgagtgaaaagtagccaaaacattttaattataatactctaatgtgttatgtcatctacagtcagggaaaatattaaccagaacactatagttagttgtcgttttttcttttaaacctctggtcttaaataatatagctcgaaaaataattaatggcagttagttacttttcgcacaaaatatcacatacaataaaattactaagtcactttgatgagttttcgcattactatgttttaagacatgcctatagggagtaatgcggaaaaagtagataaggaactttaatgcgtaagtatctttttcaacaaagaagagaaaaagtaatcaggtgacttagttacttgtaactcaactgtcacaaatcaaattatgtacttaattaagtctcgccatttacatttttctaaatatttacgttatgaatacgagagtaagacagaaatatggagaaaaaattactgattttattggtatttataagtcgattttgaacattttgttacttaatgacttttcgttctacggggacgatatagcCAGAGCTCTAGACCTCTCCGCAATATGAAAGGCTGTAGAAACCAGAGGCCAGGATATGttggttttaattttatctgCTGTTACTTCAAATGGGttggtttttaaattatagtgcTGTACTTGAAACTAGGTGAATAAGTTAGGATTTATCTTCTTGATGTTTCAGGGAGTGATATATTGTACTACGAATTATATACGCTGGTTATTGAATTTGAGAATGAGTAACAATGTAGCTAATGTTTAATTAGagtcaatgttattttaaatgttaatgaaGCTAGGGAAGTTTCTTGGTATTGTAGCTAGTAGCGTTCGTTGGTTTCTGCCAACCAATGTACGAAAAAggtatgaatttaaattatgtgCGAGTTGAATGTTAAGTAAGACCCAGAAAAGTGTATCTCACCTATAGCGTATCCTACCAACCGTTACCTACTTTTGCGTTGGTAACGATAATTTAAGGCACATAGAAACGGTAGTGGACCAAATAGGAAGGAGtgacaaaataaaagcaaaatcgTACCTATTCTAGCGATATTTTCTTTGATTATTAAACAGTGGATTCTAGTAAATAACTTATGATGATTGACTGAtgaaaatacatcaataaaaattattacgaGATAATTTTCacctagttaaataataataagtatcttaaaaacttagtatttcTAGTATTCAaatgctatttataaaaaaatcatcaaatatGCCTTTGTGTCATGCATTAAAGATGTTTGCTCTACTGTTTGATCGAATAAGAGCTGAGCTAACATAGAACTGTGTTCACTTCACGATAAAGTAGCTAAATTGTCTCAACAAACTCGTTTGAAGTGTCTTCAAATGCTCTTGTTTTATGCCTAAAGCCTAACAAATGTCTGGCGAATATACATAGGTAGGAGTATATGAACAGTCGCGTAGAAAagtcacaaaataatagtactggCTAAAGATTGTGAGTCTCTCTCTCTCGTCTCTacccaataaaaataatgcgaATGCTcaatcaaaatgttttacagTAACTTTTAATCTCGTATGCTAACAAGTAGACGTAACTcaactaatataaaaactatttcgtGGCGTATTTGTATCTTCCGAACTTTCCGTACTCCCTGCAGAATTTgtcgacataataataatattacttttttttcctCTTTCCAGAACCATGTTGCACCACTGGCTTATCATCACGGTCTCCTGGTTCGGCTCCGTGAGCCTCCAGTACATCAACACTGGGGTCCCGAGCGCAGACATCGGCTCCGAGCCCATGGACAACCCACAGTACATGCCCTACATGAACTACGCACCGCCGGCACGAAACGACTTCGACCCTCTACAAAACATCGACCCATTAAACGAGCAATTCTACCAACGCGACGACATACAAGCCGACCTTCAAAGAAAACGGAGAACTTCAGATGAAAAGGACGATTTGTCAGAAAAACGATGGTCTCCCAACCTCGTTGATGTGGATAAAGCTGAGTTTTTAGACAAAGAGGAACAAGGAAAGGCTTATGTTGCTGGCTATGCCGGGACAGGGGAAGAAAACGGTACCGCTAATGATATAATGGATCCGATGGAGAAGAAGTATTTCAGTCCATGGGGCGGTAAAAGAGACAAGCCTACTCTTGAGCACATGTGGTCTTGGAAACGAGCTAACAATATACGTGAGCCGAGTATGCCGAAACGTGTCCGGTTTAGTCCTTGGGGAGGCAAACGCAGCGGGCAGATGGTCTACAAACCTGGCTCAAAAAGCTCCAGGATTATCTACTCAACAACCATGCCAGAACTGACTAGGATCGTGTCCAACTACTCGCCGAATGCAAAGCGGTTAAACTTCGCTGGCTTCCAATTCATCCCGACCCTTGACAAGCGACACCCCATCAAGATCTTAGCTCTGAGCACGAAGGTGAATGACCGAACGTTACGAGACGCATTGCCTTTCAAGAGCTTCCTGGAATCATTGCCTAAACTCTTCAAACCTGGACATCCATACTTAGACGTGAATTTGAAGAAGGATGGCAAGAGGAAGGTGAAATTCAGCGCGTGGGGAGGCAAACGGTCACCACCCATCATCGGGCCTATCTGGACGCCGGCGACCGAGGAACTGAAAGACTCAACACTAGACACTATCGTACTAATCAGGAAGAGTAAAGATACCAAAGATGAACAAAAGGCATCGTAATTTGGACACCGGAACATAACTCCCGAACttacaaaatatctttgttGTTTGGTCTACTCTAGAGATAAGTTCCTAATATTAGTGCCATATTTGTAACTGGGAATAGatacaaaaagcaaaaaaaaataataatcggAAAGTTCGGGAGTCCCGTGTACCTGACGACTGGCTGGGATCGTC from Anticarsia gemmatalis isolate Benzon Research Colony breed Stoneville strain chromosome 21, ilAntGemm2 primary, whole genome shotgun sequence includes these protein-coding regions:
- the LOC142982074 gene encoding uncharacterized protein LOC142982074, whose amino-acid sequence is MLHHWLIITVSWFGSVSLQYINTGVPSADIGSEPMDNPQYMPYMNYAPPARNDFDPLQNIDPLNEQFYQRDDIQADLQRKRRTSDEKDDLSEKRWSPNLVDVDKAEFLDKEEQGKAYVAGYAGTGEENGTANDIMDPMEKKYFSPWGGKRDKPTLEHMWSWKRANNIREPSMPKRVRFSPWGGKRSGQMVYKPGSKSSRIIYSTTMPELTRIVSNYSPNAKRLNFAGFQFIPTLDKRHPIKILALSTKVNDRTLRDALPFKSFLESLPKLFKPGHPYLDVNLKKDGKRKVKFSAWGGKRSPPIIGPIWTPATEELKDSTLDTIVLIRKSKDTKDEQKAS